The Erythrobacter insulae genome window below encodes:
- a CDS encoding DUF934 domain-containing protein, which produces MDKSNDLGTSPDEVQFRFRDDEVVDHGTITVDACCDQTNAAAVRIEPGDDARTLLPFLDRLSLIEVNFPSFADGRGYSAARILREAGYHGELRAVGDVLIDQLGHMRRCGFDAFAPDVPLDEEDARRAFETWENVYQSTVDGRRTIQELRHE; this is translated from the coding sequence ATGGATAAGTCCAATGATCTCGGCACAAGCCCGGACGAAGTGCAATTCCGGTTCCGCGATGATGAAGTGGTTGATCACGGCACTATCACAGTCGATGCCTGCTGCGACCAGACCAATGCCGCCGCAGTCCGGATCGAGCCCGGCGATGATGCGCGCACGCTGCTGCCCTTCCTCGACCGGTTATCCCTGATAGAAGTGAACTTTCCCAGCTTCGCAGACGGGCGCGGCTATTCGGCGGCGCGTATCCTTCGCGAAGCGGGCTATCATGGCGAACTCAGAGCGGTTGGCGATGTGCTGATCGATCAGCTCGGCCATATGCGCCGCTGCGGCTTTGATGCCTTTGCACCGGACGTCCCCCTTGATGAAGAAGACGCCCGGCGCGCCTTTGAAACGTGGGAAAATGTCTATCAAAGCACGGTGGATGGCCGCCGCACGATTCAGGAATTGCGCCATGAATGA